Genomic DNA from alpha proteobacterium U9-1i:
CGTGTTCTAGGCGATCGCGAGGATCTGCTTGCGCAGATATCCAATCGTGATCGTCCTTAGAAAGGAGGTGATCCAGCCGCAGGTTCCCCTACGGCTACCTTGTTACGACTTCACCCCAGTCGCTGACCCTACCGTGGTTGGCTGCCTCCTTGCGGTTAGCGCACCACCTTCGGGTAGAACCAACTCCCATGGTGTGACGGGCGGTGTGTACAAGGCCCGGGAACGTATTCACCGCGGCATGCTGATCCGCGATTACTAGCGATTCCAACTTCATGCTCTCGAGTTGCAGAGAACAATCCGAACTGAGACGGCTTTTAGGGATTATCCCTCTGTCACCGCCATTGTAGCACGTGTGTAGCCCCACGCGTAAGGGCCATGAGGACTTGACGTCATCCCCACCTTCCTCCGGCTTGCCACCGGCAGTTCCACTAGAGTGCCCAGCATAACCTGATGGCAACTAGTAGCGAGGGTTGCGCTCGTTGCGGGACTTAACCCAACATCTCACGACACGAGCTGACGACAGCCATGCAGCACCTGTGTTCCAGCCACCCGAGGTGAAGAAAGGCATCTCTGCCGATCAAACTGGACATGTCAAACGTGGGTAAGGTTCTGCGCGTTGCTTCGAATTAAACCACATGCTCCACCGCTTGTGCGGGCCCCCGTCAATTTCTTTGAGTTTTAATCTTGCGACCGTACTCCCCAGGCGGAGAGCTTAATGCGTTAGCTGCGTCACCGACATGCATGCATGCCGACAACTAGCTCTCATCGTTTACAGCGTGGACTACCAGGGTATCTAATCCTGTTTGCTCCCCACGCTTTCGCGTCTCAGCGTCACTACAAGTCCAGCAAGTCGCCTTCGCCACTGGTGTTCCTGCGAATATCTACGAATTTCACCTCTACACTCGCAATTCCACTTGCCTCTACTTGAGTCCAGGCTGGAAGTTTTGGAGGCAGTTCCGAGGTTGAGCCTCGGGATTTCACCCCCAACTTTCCAGCCCGCCTACACGCGCTTTACGCCCAGTAAATCCGAACAACGCTAGCCCCCTTCGTATTACCGCGGCTGCTGGCACGAAGTTAGCCGGAGCTTCTTCTTTGGGTACCGTCATTATCGTCCCCAACGAAAGGATTTTACAACCCTAGGGCCTTCATCATCCACGCGGCATGGCTGGATCAGGCTTGCGCCCATTGTCCAAGATTCCCCACTGCTGCCTCCCGTAGGAGTCTGGGCCGTGTCTCAGTCCCAGTGTGGCTGGTCGTCCTCTCAGACCAGCTATGGATCGTCGCCTTGGTAGGCTTTTACCCCACCAACTAGCTAATCCAACGCGGGCCAATCCAAAGGCGATAAATCTTTCCCCTTTCGGGCACATACGGTATTAGCTCCAGTTTCCCGGAGTTGTTCCGTACCTTTGGGCATGTTCCCACGCGTTACTCACCCGTCTGCCACTCCCCTTGCGGGGCGTTCGACTTGCATGTGTTAAGCCTGCCGCCAGCGTTCGTTCTGAGCCAGAATCAAACTCTCAGGTTGAGTTGACCTCTGACTATCGAGCCGAGGCTCGATGCGTATGCGTATTTGTAACGGGAACCGACGCACATTCCGAACGCTTACGCATTCGGTCTGTATGTCAGTAATGTTCCAGAAAACGCATACCGTCAGTTGTCGCTTGGCTTGCCATTACTGGCTTGCCCGCAGCGCACCGCCGCCTGCGTTTCCCTTCCCCAATCAACGATGTCAAAGAGCATCCATTCGAGAGACAAACTCTCAAACCCGCGCGTGCTGAGCCGAAGCCCGGCAATCGCGGGCCGAAACCGTTCCAGGTCCCGGCGGAAGGCGCGGTTTCTATGCGCACCCATTAAGCGTGTCAACGACCTTTTTGCGCTTTTTCTGAGCTATCCACACGCACCCTAAAAGCGGTGTGAAATCATCGGAAAAACCACAAGAACTAGAGCTGCGCAGATGCGTCGCTCTGGCTTTGGACGTTAATTCCAGAAGTGTAACGATTCCCTCTTCACGCCGCAAGGCGATCGAGAGCGTCTTGAGAGGCGAATTTCGCCCCTACTGAGCTGCTATATAGGCCTGTAGCGACGCCGCTTCAGCCTCCACCGCTGCAATTCTGTGCTTCACCAGGTCGCCGATCGACACGATCCCGATCAAGCGGCCGTTTTCGACCACCGGCAAATGGCGAATGCGTCGGTCGGTCATGCGGGAAAGGCCGTCATCGAGCGGTTCTTGCGTCGTCGCGGTGATCACGGTTCGGCTCATCGCCGAACTGACGCGATCGGCAAGCGCGGCAGCGCCGCGTTGAGCGACCTCCCGGACGACGTCCCGCTCCGACAAAACGCCCAAAAGCTCCCCGTTATCAGCGAGAACGACGAGGGCGCCGACCTTGCGCAGGTTGAGCTCTTTGGCCGCCTGCTCAAGCGTTGCGTCAGCTGACAGCGTATGCACGACCGCGCCTTTGTCGCGCAGCACGTGAGCGATAAGCAGCATGGCAGCATCCTCCCTTGCAGGAACCCCAGCCGTGAACGCGAGCATGCGCCCCGTCGCGCCGGCCTTCAAGCAAGAACCCCTAATCTTGCCGCACTGGTAAGGCGGGGTAAGGTCGCGCGGGAGCTCGAATGGCGTCGTACAAAGACAAGGTGAAAGCGGACCTCGACCGCTGGATCGGCCAAGGCCTCGTTGCCGCCGACAAGCGCGACGCGATCCTGGCGACATTGCCCGAAGCGCGCCGGCTCGACGCGGCGACCGCGCTCGCCTGGATCGGCGCTTTGCTGATGGGTGTCGCCATTATCGCGTTCGTCGCCGCCAATTGGGACGCGCTCTCGCGCTTCGCACGCTTCGCCGTACTGCTGCTGGCGTTCTTGATCGCGGCATGTGGCGGCGCTTGGGCCGCGCGTGCGGCCAGGCCGGTGCTGACAAACATATTGCTGATGGTGGCGTCGTTGATCTTCGCGGCGGCGATCGGTTTGACCGGGCAGATCTTTGACATCGCCGGCGATCCAAAGGCCGCTTCCTACGGCGCCGGTGTCGCGGCGCTCGCACTGGCGCTCGCAGGCCGATCGACGGGCGCTGCGATCGTTGGCTTGGTGTTCATCGCGCTTGGCGATTTCTCCGGGCGCGATTGGTTTTCCGGCCTTTCCGACGACGCGCCCTGGATGCTGCTGGCCGCGCCGCTCGGCGCGTTCCTCGCGCTGCGCTGGAGTTCCGCGCCGCTGGCGCATGCGGCGGCGCTTGCGATCATCTATTGCTTCTGGTGGTTCGCAGCACGAACCAGCGAAGACGCGCCAGTGCTGTTCTTCCTCTCCATCGCGCTCGCGGCCATGGCGGCGGCTGCGCGCTGGCTTGGCGCGCAAGACCGCCCTTTCGCGACCGTGTTCTACGGTTGGTTCAGCGCAGCCGCGCTCCTCTTTTTCGCCGTCGCCGGTTACGTGCCTCTGTTCGGCAATGGCGAGAACGCTGGCATCATCCATCGCATTGTCTGGATTGCGGCGTCGGGCGGCGTGGTGGCGCTCGGCCGCTTTGACCGCCACGCGCTCGTCACGGCGATCGGCGTGCTGAGCCTGATGATCGCGATTTTCGCAACATTGAGCGACCTCGGTCTCGACCTGATGGCCGCCGCCGGCGTGTTTCTGGTGTGCGCGGTCGTGGCGCTCATTGGCGGTCTCGCGCTGCGCCGGAGAAAAGCCAATGCTTAGCGCGCCCATCCGCATCCTGGTCATCGCTGCACTCTGCGTGGCGGGTCTGGTCGGGCTGGTCGTGCGCGAAAGCATGGCGCGCGACAACGGCACTGAAGTGCTGATGCCGATGGAGGCGGTCGATCCGCGTTCGCTGCTGAGCGGTCACTTCGTGATCATCAGTTTGCGTGAATCGATCCCCGTGGAGGAGCCCTGTCCGACGCCCGCCTCCGAAACACCATGGATCGCACTTGCGCCAGAGGGCGAGGTGCATCGCTTCGCCGGCTCCGCGCCGACGCGTGACGAAGCGCGGCAGATAGCACCCCTGGTCGTGCGCGGCGCCTTCACCTGCTCAACGCCGATTGTTTCAGACGATCCCGCGTTTCCGGGAACGGCGGGCTGGATCATGCTCGATCTGGGCATCGATCGCTTTCACACAAACCAAGCCGAAGCCGAACGCATCGACCGCATTCTTCGGGAGCAGCGCCCGGGCGAAGATTCGCGCGTGTTCGCAATCGTCTCAATCGGCGAAGACGGGCGCGCCCGCCTCAAGGGGCTCGTCGTCGATGGCGCGCGGGTCGAACTCGGCTGGACTTAGCCCCACGGGCCCGCCGACGTACATTTTGGCGCCAACAGCGGATAAGCGATTGCGCCGGCTATGAAGCCGCCCAAATGCGCTTCCCACGCGATCGGCAACGGCAGCAGCGCAAACAGCACGACATTGATGCCGAGAAACACCACGATCGCGCGTCGCACACGGGGATCGGCCAACGCTGCTTGCGGCGATGGACGTACCCCCAAGAAGTACGCACCGAACAACCCACAAATCGCGCCTGACGCGCCGACTGCGCCAATTTCTGAATGCGCGTTAATTAAGATGTACGCGAGCGCGCCGCCGAGCGCGGAAGCGAAGAACAGAACTAAAAAGCGGACCGCGCCAAGACGCGACGCGACGAACGGCGCTGCATCCATGAACGCCAGCCCGTTCATTAAAATGTGCGCCACGCCGTAGTGGAAAAACACGTGCCCGAACAACGGCGCGGCAAGCACGACATAGTCCATTGGCGCATCGAACCGCGCCGGGACGACGCCCCATTGGTTAAACAAAGCTTGATGCGCGTTGGGATCGAACTGCCCCAGCGCGAAGAACGCGACCAAGATCGCGCCGCCGAGCAACAAGACAACAGGTGGAAACCGCAACGGGCGCTCCTTGTTCGTCAGCATATGGCGCGGCGGCGCGGTTAACCCAAGCCAGGCGCTGCGCGGCCGCCGAGCGCGGCGCTCCCCTTCTACGCTGGCACAGCCGTTGCTTTCTCGCCATCGACACGAATTTCCTTGGGCGGGCTGACATGCGTTTCGGCACATTAACCCTCGCGGCGCCAGTCCTCGCGACTCTGGCGTTCGCAGGTTCAGCGGCGGCGGATCCTATTCCTTCGGGGACAGGCGACGTCGAGCGCGCGTTCGGCATGGGCTGGTCGAGCTTTGATCAACCCATTGAAGCCTCCACACGCGACGAAAACGGCAATCGCGTCATCATCAACGGTCGCATGGAACTCGAAGGCACGCTCACCGGCGGCCTGATGGACGGGTTCGGATCGGGTCTCGGCTCGGCGCAAGCGATCGGCAACCAGCTCAACGTGGTCACACAGGGTTCGTGGAACACCGTGATCGTGGATTCAACCCAAACAAACAACGGCGATGTCACAGCCGTGATCGATGGAGACAATTGATGCGCGGCTTGAAAGCTCTCGCGGTCACCGTGGCTACAGCCGCACTCACGGCGTGCGTTTCGCCCACGTCTGGCGATGATGGCATGTATGCGCTGCCGATTGGCGACGCGCCGGTCACCGCTAACCCCACCGCTTATACGCCAGCGCTGAATTGCTTGGCCGATTACGGCCGCGCCCATTCGCTCACCGCGCCACGCGTCGCGGTCGGCCGCATCCTCGACTACACCGGCGCCGTCAACGAAGATGGCGGCCGCCGCATCACGCAAGGCGCCTCGCTGATGGCGATTTCCGCTTTCGCGAAATCCGGCGCACGTCTGGTTGAACGCTTCGATACGTCCGTCACTGAACTTGAACTGCGCTACGCCAACAACCGCTTGATCGGCGGCGAAGCGGGCGACGACAACGTGCGCCGCATCTTTGCGGGGCAAATGCCAGGCTCGGACTATTACTTCGTCGGCGGCATTACCGAGATGAACTACAACATCCGCTCGTCTGGTGTTGACGCGTTCGTTGGCGACACCGCCACGCGCGGCGATCGCGGCAATCTTGGCGGGCGCCTCTATGTGATGAACATCGCGATGGACTTCCGCCTGATCGACACGCGTACGCTCGAAGTGGTGGATGTCATCTCCTACCAAAAGCAGATCATCGGCCGCGAACTCCGTGCCGGCGTCTTCTCGTTCTTCGGCGATACGCTGGTTGATATCGCCGCCGGCGAGCGGGCGCTTGAGCCTGTTCAACTCGCGGTCCGCGCGGGCGTTGAACGCGCGGTCGTCGAGGTGATGTCAAACCTCTATCGCGTTTCCGACAGCTCCGCCTGCCAAGAAGCGCTGGTCGCCGAAGGCGACCCAATGGGCCCAGGCGCCGCGACGCGCACAGCCAGCACCACGCAAGCGACCGGCGCTTTCGTCACCGCCCAGCCTGCGCCAGCCGCGACGCAAGCCGCCGCGCAGCGAGCCGACACCAATGCGTGGCACGCGCGCCGCGACGAAAGCATCACCGGCCTGCGCGGCCGCGAAGAGAACGTCGCACCCACGCGCAGCGCCCAAAACCTGCCGGGCGTGCGCTCGTAAGCCATTGATACGGAGCCGCCGATGCGCGTCGCCTTTCTCGTTTCAGTCGCGTTGATCGCCGCGCCTTTCGCGTATGCGCAGAGCGCCAATCATCGCGCAACAAATCCCACCGCTCAGCAGGTGGTGAATGAACAATATCAGTTGCGTGGAACGACATCCGTCACGACCGTCCGCGTTGGCGAGGCACATGACGTCGGCGCCAGCGCGATTGCTGGCAGCAACGCCGTGGTCGCGTCGGCAGACCGCGCCCGCGCTGACCTATCAAACGCACAGCACATGGATGGAAACGCAAGCGCGACCGCAGACGTCGTGGCGTGGAACAGCGCGGGCGTCGTTACAGTCGCCAGCGCAGCCGTCGCCAACGGCGCCACTGCCACCGCACAAGGCGGCGAAATCAGTGTCAGCTCAAACCAGCTCGCGCACGGCGATTCCAGCGCCGCCACGCGCCTCACCTCAGGCACATCCGCGCACGCTTCATCGTCAGCCGCCGCCAGCGGCAATGTCGCCGCGCTTTCCGCGGAAAACGCCGATATTCGCGCGGTCGCGAACCAGGAAAGCACTGGCCGCACGTCCGCGACAAGCGAGGCCGATCATTGCTGCGTGGGCGGCCAGGCCGTGTCCGCCGCCATCGCCAGCGCCAACAACATCAGTGCGGCGGGCTACACCACGACGCTGCTCACTGACACAGCGCAAACCGCGACGGGCGCGAGCGTAACAGCACGAAGCGACCTCTACGCTGGCTATGCCTACGACGCCTCGGGCAACGCCACCGCGAACGCCAACGCGCTGACCATCGACAACGCTTTCGGTTATGTGAACGCGCGCGCATCGCAAACAGCGACAGCGGAGGTTTCGGCGCAATCGTACGTCACGCTCGGCGGGGATTTCCTGGGGTTTGCGTCCGCTGGCGCCTACGGCGTTGGCAACCAAGCGATCGTATCAAACGTCACTTCGGACACCGTGCTCGACGTCACCCAAGCCAACTCCGGCGACATCAGCGCCGATGCCGCCCTTGTCGGCGGAGGCGGCGACATGGCGCTCGCATCATCAGCCGCCTACGGCAACGTTGTGACGGGATCTCTATGCGCCTATTGCGGCGACGAAGAGCCGACACTGAATGCGCGCAATGATCAAACCAACGAAGGCGCGGTCAATGCGAACGCCACGGTGATGAGTTCGCGCGCACGCACTGTGGCCGCGACATCCAGCGCCATCGGAAACGCCGCGACTTATCAAGTGCAAGGCGCAAACTAGCTCGCTTCGCGCGCGGCGCTGGCCGGGCGCAGCAGGCCCCGATATCGGACGATCAACCCGACCAGCGGGTGGCTGATCTCGACGTGAAACCGAAACGCGCCATTCTCCTCGGTCTCGTAGGCGTGAGAATGCGGCGCAAGCCAAAGCGGCAACGGCACGCCAAAGGCGCGCCAGCGCCGCACCACCAAGCGCAAAGCGCCGGTGTCGAGGACCATCGCCATCGAGAACTCGAGCGCACCGAAACGTTCGCACAGCAAACGTTCCGAGCGTCCCTCGCCTTCATACTGAAGGCTCGAAAACATGAAGCGCCCAAAGCTGCGCCGCCACGTTTCGCGCATCGCGTCAGCGTGAAAGACGACGCTTACGTCGTAATCGCCGGCCGGCGGGAACGACATCATTGCGGCGGCTGCGCGCGCCAGCCAATTGCCGCCTCGCTCCACCGTGGCTGAGCCAATGGCGCGGCGCACGCCGTCGTGCATCTCTCGCACGGCACGGGGCAACCCATCCCACGCGCCGCCCAGCAGCCGCTGATAAAGCGGCGCGCCGCGCGGCGGCGTCTCGCGCTCACCAGTGTAAATCGTGCGCGTCGCGAAAAGCTTTTCGTAGTCGTCGAGTTCAATCTCTTGTGTCGCTGCGCGCGCGCCAGGCACTGGTTGTGCGCCTGCGATTTGCCGGCGAACGATCGCCTCCACCGCCATGGACGGGATAAGCGGACCGTCGCTGCCCTCGGCGAGCAAGTGCCAAGAGCGGGTAAGCGTTGCGCCACCCTCCAACGCCCCGCGCGCCTCCACGAACATTCCGCCGCGATGCTCTCCCCATCGCACGCGGTTTGTCGCCCAGTGCATGAGGGGCGCGAGCGGTGCGAGCGTGCGCATCCAGCCGATCGCGACGAGCCAGGAGAGTGCGATCAACCCGCGATGCAAAACCTCGGGCACGGGGCCTGCGCCCATCCATACGCGTCGCACTTCCGGGCGAAGCGCCGAGAGCGCGCGCAAGTCGGGCACGTCGACGAGCGAAAACAATGTGCTCCTCAACGGCACTCGCCCGGGCGGCGCGATGGTGTAACGACGCTGCTGCGTGAACGGTTTGCCGATGATTTTCGCCGTACGGCCGAGATATGCGACCGGCTGCCCCGCATAACTGGCGATCGCGCGCACGACATTTTCGCCAACGCCCGCATAGGGAGACGGCGCGATGCCGCCGCTGATGGAATCCACGCGGGCCATGTCTCGCGAGAGACGCCGCACTACGGCGGCAGTGAGCACCGGAAAACTCGACACGCCAGACAGTACGAAAACACCAGCCTCGCGCGCCGCTTTGTCAAAGGCGCTGACGCCCGTGACAAAGCCCGCAGCATCGGCAAGATCGAGATAATTTACGCGCGCGGCGACGCAGGCCTCGATCAAGCGATACCGCCCATCGCCATACGCTTGAAACGGCCCGCTCGCGTCCACGACAACGTTAGGGGCGTGGGCTGCAAGCTGCGCCGTAAGGTCACCCTCGCGGTCGAATGCGCCGGCGATCAGCTTTGCAGCCGTGGCGCCGCGCGTCGCGCAAAACGCTTGCGCTTTGGCTGGCGATCGCCCGCAAACGATGATTTCAAGCGATGGCTCGGTCTCGAGCAACTCAACGATGCGGCCGCCGAACGTGCCGTAACCGCCGACGATGAGCAGCTTCAATGTCACGCGGAAACGCTAGGCCAGCGCGCGCGCAAAGCCAGCGGACAAGACGCCGCGCGTCAGATTCCGTCGCCGGCGACGCCGAGATCGAACATCTGGTTCATTTCGGTGGCTGGCGTGACGCCCTTCCCGCATGCCCCACCCACGGGCTTGGCCGGCACCCCAGCCACTGTGCAGCGCGCTGCAACCGGCTCAAGCACCACCGAACCAGCCGCAATCCGCGCATCTTCGCCGATTTCGATGTTGCCGAGCACCTTCGCGCCGGCGCCGATCATCACGCCGCGACGGATTTTCGGGTGGCGATCGCCGCCTGCTTTGCCCGTGCCGCCAAGCGTAACGGAGTGAAGCATCGAGACATCATCTTCCACCACTGCCGTTTCGCCGATGACAATGCCGTGGGCGTGGTCGATGAACACGCCGGCGCCGATTTTGGCGTTAGGATGAATGTCGACATTGAAGAGTTCCGAAACACGGCTCTGCAAATGATAGGCGAGGACGTCGCGGCCCTGCTCCCACAGCCAGTGGGCGATGCGATAGGCCTGGAGCCCGCCATAACCCTTAAAATAGAGGAACGGTTGCAAATAGGTCTTGGTCGCCGGGTCGCGCTCGCGCACGACGCGCATGTCGCGCAAAGCCTGCTGGGCGATGTTGGGGTCCGCCACGTAGGCTTCGCGGATCACTTCGCGCAATTGAAGCGCAGCGAGATCGGCGTGCCCGAGCTTCTGCGCCAAATGATACGAAAGCGCATCCTCGATGCGGTCGTGGTGCAAAATCGAAGCGTGGAGATAGGACGCGAGCAACGGCTCCTCCGCGGCGGCCTGCATCGCCTCCACGCGCAATTGCGACCAGACCCCGCCGGACGCTTCGAACACGCGCGTTTGAGCTTCGGCCATGGTCCTACTCCGTCCCTCGCGCAAGCATCGCCTTCGCCAGTTCGGCGGGCAGTTGCCCCGTCACCGCCATGTGGTGGGCGCGCAGCACCGCCGCAACCGTCATGGAATCACGAATTCGGCCGTCGACCACCCGGTCGAGCAATTCCGTAAATGACGTGGTCCGCCGCTTCAGAACTTCCGTAGGTTCCGGGCTCGCTTCGCCGGGCGTGAGGTCGGTGGCGAGGAAAATGATGCAGCGCTCGTCGGTGAGGGAGTTCGACATATCCATCTCAAGCACCTCCCGCAGCTCGCCAGCGCGCAGGCCAGTTTCCTCCTTCAACTCTCTCACGGCGCACATCAATGGCGCCTCATCCGGCTCCGCCCCTCCCTCGGGCATCTCCCAAGAATAGCGCCCGAGCGGGAACCGCCATTGCCCTACAAGGTGTACGCGACCATCCGCCCCGATGGGCAATACGCCCACGGCAAGCCTGCGAATGCGAATGACGCTATACGTCCCTTCCGCCCCGCCGGGATGAATTACGGCATGGGTGTCGATCTTGAACCAATCGTTCGCGAACGGCTGGCTCACGCTCTTGACCGTCCACGGATCGCCGTCTTCTTCCCATTCTGTGCTCATGACTCGTTTCTATAAGCACCGGCGCATCTGCGCCATGGAGACAACATTGCCGCTACCCGCAACCGCCGTCCCGCCGCCCCTCGCCGAACATGAACCGGGCCGCGCTGTCTTTGAAAGCGCCGAAACGTTGACGCTCCTCGCGCTGCGGCGTTCGACCAAAGTGATCCACCTTGCCGCGCCAGGCCCGGACGC
This window encodes:
- a CDS encoding CBS domain protein, with amino-acid sequence MLLIAHVLRDKGAVVHTLSADATLEQAAKELNLRKVGALVVLADNGELLGVLSERDVVREVAQRGAAALADRVSSAMSRTVITATTQEPLDDGLSRMTDRRIRHLPVVENGRLIGIVSIGDLVKHRIAAVEAEAASLQAYIAAQ
- a CDS encoding phage tail fiber protein, with product MRVAFLVSVALIAAPFAYAQSANHRATNPTAQQVVNEQYQLRGTTSVTTVRVGEAHDVGASAIAGSNAVVASADRARADLSNAQHMDGNASATADVVAWNSAGVVTVASAAVANGATATAQGGEISVSSNQLAHGDSSAATRLTSGTSAHASSSAAASGNVAALSAENADIRAVANQESTGRTSATSEADHCCVGGQAVSAAIASANNISAAGYTTTLLTDTAQTATGASVTARSDLYAGYAYDASGNATANANALTIDNAFGYVNARASQTATAEVSAQSYVTLGGDFLGFASAGAYGVGNQAIVSNVTSDTVLDVTQANSGDISADAALVGGGGDMALASSAAYGNVVTGSLCAYCGDEEPTLNARNDQTNEGAVNANATVMSSRARTVAATSSAIGNAATYQVQGAN
- a CDS encoding membrane protein; the protein is MASYKDKVKADLDRWIGQGLVAADKRDAILATLPEARRLDAATALAWIGALLMGVAIIAFVAANWDALSRFARFAVLLLAFLIAACGGAWAARAARPVLTNILLMVASLIFAAAIGLTGQIFDIAGDPKAASYGAGVAALALALAGRSTGAAIVGLVFIALGDFSGRDWFSGLSDDAPWMLLAAPLGAFLALRWSSAPLAHAAALAIIYCFWWFAARTSEDAPVLFFLSIALAAMAAAARWLGAQDRPFATVFYGWFSAAALLFFAVAGYVPLFGNGENAGIIHRIVWIAASGGVVALGRFDRHALVTAIGVLSLMIAIFATLSDLGLDLMAAAGVFLVCAVVALIGGLALRRRKANA
- a CDS encoding hypothetical protein (FIG00986352) is translated as MTLKLLIVGGYGTFGGRIVELLETEPSLEIIVCGRSPAKAQAFCATRGATAAKLIAGAFDREGDLTAQLAAHAPNVVVDASGPFQAYGDGRYRLIEACVAARVNYLDLADAAGFVTGVSAFDKAAREAGVFVLSGVSSFPVLTAAVVRRLSRDMARVDSISGGIAPSPYAGVGENVVRAIASYAGQPVAYLGRTAKIIGKPFTQQRRYTIAPPGRVPLRSTLFSLVDVPDLRALSALRPEVRRVWMGAGPVPEVLHRGLIALSWLVAIGWMRTLAPLAPLMHWATNRVRWGEHRGGMFVEARGALEGGATLTRSWHLLAEGSDGPLIPSMAVEAIVRRQIAGAQPVPGARAATQEIELDDYEKLFATRTIYTGERETPPRGAPLYQRLLGGAWDGLPRAVREMHDGVRRAIGSATVERGGNWLARAAAAMMSFPPAGDYDVSVVFHADAMRETWRRSFGRFMFSSLQYEGEGRSERLLCERFGALEFSMAMVLDTGALRLVVRRWRAFGVPLPLWLAPHSHAYETEENGAFRFHVEISHPLVGLIVRYRGLLRPASAAREAS
- a CDS encoding ADP-ribose pyrophosphatase; amino-acid sequence: MSTEWEEDGDPWTVKSVSQPFANDWFKIDTHAVIHPGGAEGTYSVIRIRRLAVGVLPIGADGRVHLVGQWRFPLGRYSWEMPEGGAEPDEAPLMCAVRELKEETGLRAGELREVLEMDMSNSLTDERCIIFLATDLTPGEASPEPTEVLKRRTTSFTELLDRVVDGRIRDSMTVAAVLRAHHMAVTGQLPAELAKAMLARGTE
- a CDS encoding curli production assembly/transport component CsgG — its product is MRGLKALAVTVATAALTACVSPTSGDDGMYALPIGDAPVTANPTAYTPALNCLADYGRAHSLTAPRVAVGRILDYTGAVNEDGGRRITQGASLMAISAFAKSGARLVERFDTSVTELELRYANNRLIGGEAGDDNVRRIFAGQMPGSDYYFVGGITEMNYNIRSSGVDAFVGDTATRGDRGNLGGRLYVMNIAMDFRLIDTRTLEVVDVISYQKQIIGRELRAGVFSFFGDTLVDIAAGERALEPVQLAVRAGVERAVVEVMSNLYRVSDSSACQEALVAEGDPMGPGAATRTASTTQATGAFVTAQPAPAATQAAAQRADTNAWHARRDESITGLRGREENVAPTRSAQNLPGVRS
- a CDS encoding serine acetyltransferase, yielding MAEAQTRVFEASGGVWSQLRVEAMQAAAEEPLLASYLHASILHHDRIEDALSYHLAQKLGHADLAALQLREVIREAYVADPNIAQQALRDMRVVRERDPATKTYLQPFLYFKGYGGLQAYRIAHWLWEQGRDVLAYHLQSRVSELFNVDIHPNAKIGAGVFIDHAHGIVIGETAVVEDDVSMLHSVTLGGTGKAGGDRHPKIRRGVMIGAGAKVLGNIEIGEDARIAAGSVVLEPVAARCTVAGVPAKPVGGACGKGVTPATEMNQMFDLGVAGDGI
- a CDS encoding hfaA protein, which gives rise to MRFGTLTLAAPVLATLAFAGSAAADPIPSGTGDVERAFGMGWSSFDQPIEASTRDENGNRVIINGRMELEGTLTGGLMDGFGSGLGSAQAIGNQLNVVTQGSWNTVIVDSTQTNNGDVTAVIDGDN
- a CDS encoding glpG protein, with translation MLTNKERPLRFPPVVLLLGGAILVAFFALGQFDPNAHQALFNQWGVVPARFDAPMDYVVLAAPLFGHVFFHYGVAHILMNGLAFMDAAPFVASRLGAVRFLVLFFASALGGALAYILINAHSEIGAVGASGAICGLFGAYFLGVRPSPQAALADPRVRRAIVVFLGINVVLFALLPLPIAWEAHLGGFIAGAIAYPLLAPKCTSAGPWG